The following are encoded in a window of Vigna unguiculata cultivar IT97K-499-35 chromosome 8, ASM411807v1, whole genome shotgun sequence genomic DNA:
- the LOC114194042 gene encoding uncharacterized protein LOC114194042 — protein MESDPVKLKVHLVTGTDTAEFRLLSEALGRSSVVGLDAEWKPARRSSPTVSVLQIACGDWGVFVLDLLSIPLSSLWEPLRELLLCPDILKLGFGFKQDLTYLSSTFCSHGGFDKVEPYLDIRSVYNHLQHSKKHEPKQSKSLSTICAEILGFSLSKELQCSDWSHRPLTEEQIRYASMDAHCLLDIFKVFQEKVVKEGDLILETTVFSNRDASLGLKELFRNHDTSDKVLRAHFCEALAIVEATTCSDVARMIPLAGGMIQKSSYWVTMPMDEVLLKVVKKYGDRILLKESDKKPKSSKKKGKKHSLLNGTRQENHFEKIDEWQGTPPWDPLEGGNGYPKFLCDVMVEGLAKHLRCVGIDAAIPYSKKPEPRMLIEQAQKEKRVILTRDAKLQRHDYLMKNQIYRVKSLLKNEQLLEVIETFQLKINEDKLMSRCTKCNGTFIQKPLTTEEAIEAAKGFQRIPNCLFNKNLEFWQCMDCHQLYWEGTQYHNAVQKFIDICKLSD, from the exons ATGGAGAGTGATCCTGTGAAACTGAAAGTCCACCTAGTCACTGGCACGGACACGGCCGAGTTCAGGCTGCTGAGTGAGGCATTGGGTCGGAGCTCAGTGGTGGGCCTGGACGCAGAGTGGAAGCCGGCACGGAGGTCGTCCCCGACGGTGTCGGTGCTTCAAATCGCGTGCGGCGACTGGGGCGTGTTTGTGTTGGACTTGTTGTCCATTCCTCTCTCTTCACTGTGGGAACCACTCCGAGAATTGCTGCTGTGCCCCGACATCTTGAAACTCGGATTCGGATTCAAGCAGGATTTGACTTACTTGTCCTCCACTTTCTGCTCGCACGGCGGTTTCGACAAG GTTGAGCCATATTTGGATATCAGGAGTGTGTACAATCATCTGCAGCATAGTAAGAAGCATGAACCCAAGCAAAGCAAGAGTTTGTCAACAATTTGTGCAGAAATATTGGGGTTTTCGCTCTCCAAG GAACTTCAATGTAGTGATTGGTCGCATCGTCCTCTTACCGAAGAGCAGATAAGATATGCATCTATGGATGCTCATTGCTTGCTCGACATATTTAAGGTCTTCCAGGAAAAGGTTGTCAAAGAAG GAGATTTGATTCTTGAGACTACAGTATTCTCTAATCGTGATGCAAGTCTTGGGTTAAAAGAGTTATTCAGAAATCACGATACGAGTGATAAGGTCCTAAGAGCACATTTTTGTGAAGCTTTAGCAATTGTCGAAGCCACAACTTGTTCTGATGTTGCTCGTATGATACCTCTAGCTGGGGGAATGATCCAAAAGTCATCATATTGGGTTACTATGCCAATGGATGAAGTTTTGTTGaaagttgtaaaaaaatatgGTGATAGGATCTTGCTAAAGGAGTCAGACAAAAAGCCCAAAAGCTCAAAAAAGAAAGGGAAGAAGCATTCACTACTGAATGGGACTAGGCAAGAAAATCATTTTGAGAAGATTGATGAGTGGCAAGGTACCCCACCCTGGGATCCTTTGGAGGGAGGGAATGGATATCCAAAATTCCTTTGTGATGTAATG GTTGAAGGCTTGGCAAAACATTTACGATGTGTTGGGATAGATGCTGCAATTCCTTATTCAAAGAAGCCTGAGCCAAG gATGTTGATAGAGCAAGCACAAAAAGAGAAACGTGTGATTTTGACACGGGATGCAAAGTTGCAGAGACATGACTATCTGATGAAAAACCAAATATATAGAGTGAAGAGTCTTCTGAAAAATGAACAGCTACTTGAG GTTATTGAAACTTTTCAACTTAAAATTAATGAGGACAAGCTAATGTCGAGGTGCACAAAATGCAATGGAACTTTTATTCAGAAGCCACTGACAACTGAAGAAGCTATTGAAGCTGCGAAGGGTTTTCAAAGAATTCCAAATTGCTTATTTAACAAGAATTTAGAGTTTTGGCAGTGCATGGACTGTCACCAACTTTATTGGGAG GGAACCCAATACCATAATGCAGTTCAGAAGTTCATTGACATTTGCAAGCTGAGTGACTAA